The following are from one region of the Nicotiana tomentosiformis chromosome 7, ASM39032v3, whole genome shotgun sequence genome:
- the LOC104087631 gene encoding pyruvate dehydrogenase E1 component subunit alpha-3, chloroplastic-like — protein MPTAFSATKVLQPLPFNSTRSAEKPLLIQSSSFLGSSSSHKLSLKKPFLPPNCQRRSNAAVVAVSDVVKEKKSKSKSSLSNLLITKEEGLVLYEDMVLGRAFEDMCAQMYYRGKMFGFVHLYNGQEAVSTGFIKLLKKEDSVVSTYRDHVHALSKGVPARQVMSELFGKTTGCCRGQGGSMHMFSKEHNVLGGFAFIGEGIPVATGAAFTSKYRREVLKEADCDHVTLAFFGDGTCNNGQFYECLNMAALWKLPIIFVVENNLWAIGMSHLRSTSDPEIWKKGPAFGMPGVHVDGMDVLKVREVAKEAIGRARRGEGPTLVECETYRFRGHSLADPDELRDPAEKNHYATRDPITALKKYMFENNLVSEAELKAIDKKIDELVEESVEFADASPVPARSQLLENVFADPKGFGIGPDGRYRCEDPKFTEGTAHV, from the exons ATGCCGACGGCTTTTTCTGCTACAAAAGTTTTGCAACCTTTGCCCTTTAATTCTACTAGATCTGCTGAAAAGCCCCTTTTGATCCAAAGCTCATCTTTTCTTGGATCATCATCTTCTCATAAGCTTTCTCTCAAGAAGCCTTTTTTGCCTCCTAATTGCCAGCGTCGATCCAATGCAGCAGTTGTTGCTGTTTCTGATGTTGTTAAGGAAAAGAAGTCCAAGTCCAAATCCTCTCTCTCCAATCTG TTGATTACTAAAGAGGAAGGATTGGTACTGTACGAGGACATGGTGCTGGGAAGAGCTTTCGAGGACATGTGCGCCCAAATGTATTACAGGGGGAAAATGTTTGGTTTCGTGCATTTGTACAATGGACAAGAAGCTGTCTCAACTGGTTTCATTAAGCTGTTGAAGAAGGAAGACTCTGTAGTTAGCACTTACCGTGATCACGTCCATGCATTGAGCAAAGGTGTCCCAGCTCGTCAAGTGATGAGTGAGCTATTTGGAAAGACCACGGGCTGTTGCAGAGGCCAGGGTGGATCCATGCACATGTTCTCCAAAGAGCACAATGTTCTTGGTGGTTTCGCTTTTATCGGTGAGGGAATCCCAGTGGCTACAGGTGCTGCATTCACTAGCAAGTACAGAAGGGAGGTCTTGAAGGAGGCTGATTGTGATCATGTCACTCTAGCCTTCTTTGGTGATGGTACTTGCAACAATGGCCAATTCTACGAGTGCTTGAACATGGCCGCGTTGTGGAAATTGCCCATTATCTTTGTTGTTGAGAACAATCTGTGGGCAATTGGGATGTCCCACTTGAGGTCTACTTCTGATCCTGAAATTTGGAAGAAAGGTCCTGCCTTTGGGATGCCCGGGGTTCATGTTGATGGCATGGATGTGTTGAAGGTGAGGGAGGTAGCAAAGGAGGCTATTGGAAGAGCTAGGAGAGGTGAAGGTCCCACTTTGGTCGAATGTGAGACTTACCGATTCAGAGGACACTCTTTGGCTGATCCAGATGAGCTTCGTGACCCTG CTGAAAAGAATCACTATGCCACAAGAGATCCTATCACTGCCTTGAAGAAGTATATGTTTGAGAACAACCTTGTCAGCGAAGCGGAGTTAAAGGCCATAGATAAGAAGATTGATGAGTTGGTTGAAGAGTCAGTTGAGTTTGCAGATGCAAGCCCTGTTCCAGCTCGTAGCCAGCTGCTAGAGAATGTATTTGCTGATCCCAAGGGCTTCGGAATTGGGCCCGATGGAAGGTACAGATGTGAGGATCCCAAGTTCACTGAAGGCACTGCTCATGTCTAG
- the LOC104087632 gene encoding F-box/kelch-repeat protein At1g16250, with translation MTSLMETIHQSIIPGLPDDLALRCLAMISHGYHGILETVCREWRKLFHSAEYSNYKAREGWCGNWLFVLTEGSENQWIAYDPEADRWHPLPRVPTSHPKQKHLGFSCACVSNKFLLIGGTYEASDQVFSRQKALTTNEVFQFDPFRKEWRRVTSMKTPRSHFACSVVSGKVYVAGGRDTSSRGGLALVEVYNPLTDKWEDLPPLPSPQMDCIGLSFEGKFYVLTDLVGLLEQETSVVFDPSDETWLSVDDIWPFSRAMHLGIQVLDGGHICTVVDWGGSSVKTREVEDGEWHHRGLVPPVILPDHPRPLEVFDYGFAALRNEIYVLGGRVLRWEETGTGKFNIVKLSTVRVCNPLSLPLRWRETRPMCKPASGSILGCASMETRSLI, from the exons ATGACCTCATTAAT GGAGACAATTCATCAATCGATAATACCTGGATTACCAGATGATTTGGCATTGAGATGTCTAGCAATGATATCACATGGATATCATGGTATTCTCGAAACTGTATGTAGAGAATGGAGGAAGCTGTTCCACAGTGCAGAATATTCCAATTACAAAGCTAGAGAAGGATGGTGCGGAAACTGGTTGTTTGTTCTGACCGAAGGATCTGAGAATCAGTGGATTGCTTATGATCCTGAAGCTGATAGGTGGCACCCTCTGCCCAGGGTACCCACAAGCCACCCTAAACAGAAGCACCTTGGTTTCTCATGTGCTTGTGTCTCGAATAAGTTTCTTCTGATTGGCGGCACATATGAAGCAAGTGATCAAGTGTTTTCCCGTCAAAAAGCCCTGACAACAAATGAAGTTTTCCAATTTGATCCTTTCAGAAAAGAGTGGAGAAGAGTTACAAGTATGAAAACACCACGTTCTCACTTCGCCTGCAGTGTTGTCTCTGGTAAGGTTTATGTAGCTGGAGGGCGCGACACATCATCGAGAGGAGGGCTTGCTCTTGTTGAAGTTTATAATCCTCTGACAGACAA GTGGGAAGACCTACCACCCTTGCCAAGTCCCCAGATGGATTGCATAGGGCTATCGTTCGAGGGTAAATTTTATGTTCTGACGGACCTTGTTGGGCTACTAGAGCAGGAGACATCTGTAGTTTTTGATCCATCCGATGAAACGTGGCTGAGTGTAGATGATATTTGGCCATTTTCAAGGGCTATGCATTTGGGAATTCAGGTGCTTGATGGTGGTCATATATGCACAGTTGTTGATTGGGGCGGGAGCTCTGTCAAAACTAGGGAAGTGGAAGACGGTGAGTGGCATCATAGGGGTTTGGTACCTCCTGTGATTCTACCTGACCATCCACGGCCTCTAGAGGTCTTTGATTATGGATTTGCTGCACTGAGAAATGAAATTTATGTTTTGGGAGGAAGAGTGCTGCGATGGGAAGAAACTGGGACCGGGAAGTTTAACATTGTGAAGTTGAGCACAGTTAGAGTGTGCAACCCACTGAGTTTACCTTTAAGGTGGAGGGAGACCAGACCCATGTGTAAGCCTGCATCGGGCTCCATACTAGGTTGTGCATCCATGGAAACAAGATCTTTGATTTAA
- the LOC104087633 gene encoding RCC1 domain-containing protein RUG3, mitochondrial, translated as MLSFYYHTRRRTLPTFLRRRHLSSSSTSSKVPLLWKSEITDSSESITTVQLYSWGRGASGQLGGGIEEIRIYPSPVASFSLPPTFRLSSPIPGRLPSSNNVGNADVEIGISCGLFHSALLVDGNLWIWGKGDGGRLGFGHENPVFVPTLNTNLGSVRSVALGGLHSVALNSLGQVFTWGYGGFGALGHTVYHRELVPRLVEGSWDAEICHVATSGTHTAAITKSGELYTWGRDEGDGRLGLGPGRGPNEAGGLSIPSKVNALPVSAAAVSCGGFFTMALSEEGELWNWGANSNYELGRGDKLRGWKPQPVSSLKGVRVVQIASGGYHSLALTDKGEVLSWGHGGHGQLGNSSLHNQKVPIPVEALTHEKVIYIACGGSSSAAITDGGKLYMWGNAQDCQLGVPGLPEKQLSPIEVKFLMEDDGLGNHNVLSVAIGASHAMCLVSRSGH; from the exons ATGCTATCATTCTATTACCACACTCGTCGTCGTACTCTTCCCACTTTTCTCCGGCGGCGTcacctttcttcttcttctacttcgTCCAAAGTTCCTCTTCTCTGGAAATCTGAAATCACTGATTCTTCCGAATCAATCACCACCGTCCAATTATATTCCTGGGGCCGTGGTGCTTCCGGCCAATTAGGTGGTGGTATTGAAGAAATACGAATTTATCCTTCTCCTGTTGCCTCATTTTCTCTGCCTCCTACTTTCCGTTTATCTTCTCCTATTCCTGGTCGTCTTCCTTCATCTAATAATGTGGGAAATGCTGACGTGGAAATAGGAATTTCGTGTGGGCTTTTCCATTCAGCTTTATTGGTTGATGGGAATTTATGGATTTGGGGTAAAGGTGATGGAGGTCGTCTTGGTTTTGGTCATGAGAATCCTGTTTTTGTTCCTACTTTGAATACTAATTTGGGTTCGGTGAGAAGTGTTGCTCTTGGGGGGCTTCATTCTGTTGCTCTTAACTCTCTTGGCCAGGTCTTCACTTG GGGTTACGGTGGCTTTGGTGCTCTTGGTCATACAGTTTATCATAGAGAGCTGGTTCCTAGATTAGTTGAGGGCTCTTGGGATGCAGAAATATGCCACGTTGCAACCAGTGGGACACATACAGCTGCTATAACAAAGTCAG GTGAGCTTTATACTTGGGGCCGAGATGAAGGGGATGGTCGATTAGGCCTTGGTCCAGGTCGAGGCCCAAATGAAGCAGGTGGTCTTAGCATCCCTTCAAAGGTAAACGCACTTCCTGTGAGCGCAGCTGCTGTTTCATGTGGTGGTTTTTTCACAATGGCACTATCTGAAGAGGGAGAGCTTTGGAATTGGGGAG CCAACTCGAACTATGAGCTTGGAAGAGGTGACAAATTACGTGGTTGGAAACCACAACCAGTTTCAAGCCTTAAAGGTGTTCGTGTTGTTCAGATAGCTAGTGGGGGATATCATTCTCTAGCTTTGACTG ATAAGGGAGAAGTGCTTTCATGGGGTCATGGAGGCCATGGCCAACTAGGTAATTCTTCTCTTCACAACCAGAAAGTGCCTATCCCAGTTGAGGCTTTGACCCACGAGAAAGTCATCTATATAGCTTGTGGAGGTTCATCATCAGCAGCTATAACTG ATGGTGGCAAGCTATACATGTGGGGCAATGCACAAGATTGTCAACTGGGGGTTCCCGGACTGCCGGAGAAACAGTTATCTCCTATTGAAGTCAAGTTTCTCATGGAGGACGATGGACTTGGGAACCATAACGTGCTTTCAGTAGCCATTGGGGCTTCTCATGCCATGTGCCTGGTTTCCAGGTCAGGTCACTGA